Proteins found in one Parasteatoda tepidariorum isolate YZ-2023 chromosome 7, CAS_Ptep_4.0, whole genome shotgun sequence genomic segment:
- the LOC107448243 gene encoding succinate dehydrogenase assembly factor 4, mitochondrial, with protein sequence MLRVIKTYPKMLRTISKPRKNFLVTPMMVSPDFVHRSFSDSSKKIRGKTPTGKLDKEVVAEEDTEESTIDPYAPFPENKNPATGEVGGPRGPEPTRYGDWERKGRVTDF encoded by the exons ATGCTTAGGGTTATCAAGACTTATCCGAAAATGCTGAGAACGATTTCAAAACCTA ggaaaaattttttagttacacCTATGATGGTTTCTCCAGATTTTGTTCACAGAAGTTTTTCAGATTCTAGTAAAAAGATAAGAGGTAAGACCCCAACTGGAAAACTAGATAAAGAAGTTGTAGCTGAAGAGGACACTGAAGAAAGTACTATTGACCCTTACGCTCCTTTTCCTGAAAACAAAAATCCTGCCACTGGAGAAGTAGGAGGTCCCAGAGGCCCAGAACCTACTCGATATGGAGACTGGGAAAGAAAAGGAAGAGTTACTGATTTTTAG